In a single window of the Dreissena polymorpha isolate Duluth1 chromosome 3, UMN_Dpol_1.0, whole genome shotgun sequence genome:
- the LOC127874555 gene encoding uncharacterized protein LOC127874555 translates to MAGLRLEPRQLAVCHSEIGAGHDVTHLLSHINQNFKQSKADQILRLLRDQDKAHDKLDDDLKLLEEYDQIREEDAARDSDTLTDSSSVSDIDINEEAEEGDADNNGEAHMNMNTNADNPAVERPRTRASRSRTSIGFHNDGIPVVKDNAFTTQIDTRDISLRPKSSYVRRNQYRRPTEGDVSVGNPDAEDAETPSIRRISKSARPKSRLGRASIPLSERKIVMVEAKTVPQDRAVADKEKDDYVKSVNNMYDRFSSTRQAKRDSKRAKAFCDSVIVAQRELTNENMSVDSGGNSMDVLEEMTEVHPLVPASVSHQRPVASNDESVVHINSQRDPPESVVHRLSPAPAPHISPTTTQHPSAQHQPQYHRQMDYQQYQQQPLSQHQQQFKRAAVGNRPERQESFVGYPQSHVADPHFVRSDTVVSTATLRSERPEKSQVHLKHSSSNAGSHGRPRNPEPVSSRPIERPDIRPSTRSRRLQRRFMPQSQPHTSNVRPTSESVILARQKTEKNLIKQKSDNRPQSEKIPMNSNKMLSVAENPTQGPQTYITSKAGVTQASHVQAGFRGYDPGSRMKSSMQTRNIPGDLTLPRQGHGVASRKGPVTLMKLPPLEASLAAKKKERGLTLAQRETCV, encoded by the coding sequence ATGGCAGGACTCCGTCTTGAGCCGCGCCAGTTGGCGGTGTGTCACAGCGAGATTGGCGCTGGCCACGATGTGACGCACCTTCTCTCGCACATCAACCAGAACTTCAAGCAGTCGAAAGCGGACCAAATCCTAAGGTTGTTGAGGGACCAAGACAAGGCCCACGACAAACTAGACGACGATCTTAAACTTTTAGAGGAATACGATCAGATACGCGAAGAGGACGCGGCGCGCGATAGTGACACGCTTACGGATTCTAGTTCAGTGAGTGATATAGATATTAACGAGGAAGCGGAAGAAGGGGACGCCGATAATAATGGCGAGGCGCATATGAATATGAATACTAACGCAGATAATCCTGCGGTTGAGCGTCCTAGAACGCGGGCCAGCCGGTCTCGAACCTCCATTGGATTTCATAATGACGGTATACCCGTGGTTAAGGATAATGCTTTTACAACACAGATAGACACGCGTGATATAAGTTTACGACCAAAGTCTAGTTATGTTCGTAGAAACCAATACAGGCGGCCGACCGAAGGTGACGTTAGTGTCGGTAATCCGGACGCTGAAGACGCGGAAACGCCGTCAATTAGGAGGATTTCCAAATCCGCCAGGCCGAAAAGTCGCCTTGGACGGGCGTCGATTCCGCTGTCGGAGCGAAAAATTGTCATGGTAGAAGCAAAAACTGTGCCACAGGATCGAGCGGTGGCTGATAAAGAAAAAGACGATTATGTAAAAAGTGTTAACAATATGTATGACAGATTTTCTAGTACGCGACAGGCAAAGCGGGACAGTAAACGAGCCAAAGCTTTCTGTGATTCAGTGATTGTTGCGCAACGTGAGTTGACGAACGAAAATATGAGTGTGGACTCCGGTGGTAATTCTATGGATGTTCTTGAAGAAATGACAGAGGTACATCCATTGGTGCCTGCTTCGGTTAGTCACCAAAGACCTGTGGCGAGTAATGACGAGTCTGTTGTACACATAAACAGTCAAAGAGACCCGCCTGAAAGTGTGGTTCACCGCCTTTCTCCTGCCCCAGCGCCCCATATCTCCCCGACGACGACACAGCATCCATCGGCTCAACACCAGCCGCAATACCATCGCCAAATGGATTACCAGCAATATCAGCAGCAACCCCTTAGTCAGCACCAACAACAGTTTAAGCGTGCTGCAGTAGGAAACAGACCTGAGCGCCAAGAGTCTTTCGTCGGTTATCCCCAATCGCACGTTGCGGATCCTCATTTTGTGCGTTCGGACACTGTCGTCAGTACGGCAACTCTGCGCTCCGAGAGGCCAGAGAAGTCGCAAGTGCATCTGAAACATTCAAGTTCAAACGCCGGTAGTCATGGTCGACCCCGAAATCCGGAACCAGTTTCGTCGCGCCCCATTGAGCGACCGGATATAAGGCCAAGTACCCGCTCACGTCGCTTGCAGCGGCGCTTCATGCCGCAGTCTCAACCGCACACGTCCAACGTTCGTCCGACGTCAGAATCAGTGATACTCGCCCGACAAAAGACGGAGAAAAACCTCATAAAACAGAAATCGGATAACAGGCCCCAATCGGAGAAAATTCCGATGAATTCAAACAAAATGTTGTCAGTGGCGGAAAATCCTACGCAGGGGCCCCAAACGTACATTACATCCAAAGCCGGAGTAACGCAAGCGTCGCACGTCCAGGCTGGTTTCCGGGGTTATGACCCAGGAAGTAGAATGAAGTCATCGATGCAGACACGAAACATTCCCGGAGATCTGACCCTACCTCGCCAAGGACACGGTGTTGCCTCCAGGAAAGGACCGGTAACGCTTATGAAGTTACCTCCCCTGGAGGCATCGCTAGCGGCGAAAAAGAAGGAAAGGGGACTAACTCTGGCTCAGAGAGAGACATGTGTATGA